gagtgaatgaatgagtgaatgaatgactggatgaatgaatgaatgcatttaACAGAACTCTTTGTTTAGTATTAATGTAATAACCTCTGCTGTGTGGACCTGTTGTCAGCTCTCCTTCATGTCAccatgaatgagtgaatgaatgaatgagtgaatgaatgaatgaatgaatgcattcaACAGAACTCTTTGTTTAGTATTAATGTAATAACCTCTGCTGTGTGGACCTGTTGTCAGCTCTCCTTCATGTCACCTCATTTGCAGTAATCACTGATGTTCGACATCCCTTCACGTCGGCTGATCAATAGCTTATCAGCTGTTCACCGGGGAGACGCCACCTTTGATTCTGCTCACATCTCTGAAGTTTGGCTCCATACGAGCGGGCCCCGCTGAGCTCCGAGGGCCCCGACCGACTCGTTCTGAGCCCCGCCGGCTGCTCCGGGCTTCAGAGGACCCCTGCCGGGAGGTGGGGGGCCTCATAATGAGCTGAGGGGCCCCTCCACCTCATCAACACACTGTAATTCACTCTGCACAGCAGGACGGAGATGATTCAGTTTGAACCGGCAGCCTGTGATGGTGACGGTACACAAATCCTCAACAGGCTGAAGAGAAAAGctgctcacactcacactgatgCCTGTTGTTATTGATCTGTCAGACCTTTATAGATACTTACAGATGATTGTGTTGACTCGTTTGTTGTGTGTGAcagttgtgtttgtctgtttgtgttgtttgtatttattgttgtgaCAGTGTTTATGCTGCTCTTGAGAAATTTTAATCTCAACAAGATTTTTACCAGGTTAAATAAGGACGacggtcttttttttttaattaatcgattaatcattagttcttcaaatgtcttgttttctatcaacaatccaaaactcaaagatattcagtgaACAGTCGTTAAAAATactgagaaaagcagaaaatcttaaattacatttaagaaTCTGGAAGCAGAGAACGGTCGATGTTTTTGTTCAGTCGATAATCACATTTATTGATGATTCATTTCCTGTCGACgccacttcaaaccagtgagaagagcacagacaaaacacaagataCAGAAAATCTCACTTGTAAAAGTCTTGACGTGTGTTGTGACTGTGACGCTGACTGAGATAATAAAGGTTTTCAGAGCTTTTAAGGCtgattctgatgtttttgtgtctaaatgttttaaaatccGACTGTTTGTGTcataaaaaccccaaaacaagtCCAATAAAAGTGAtttagtcaagtcaagtctatTTTATAGTCCCACTATTTATCATTAACAATCAGTCTGTAAACAGTTAATAAACTGTTTATAACTCGTTATAATGTAAATAACGTTAtgttgctgctgtataaacagataatgaacgACATCatagtaaaacacagctgtaataatatgaaatatgtctgaacattaataaacacttcaaATGTCCTCAGATCAGTTTATAACGACATTATAGTGAGTTATTAACTgattattaactgtttattaactgattattaactgtttattaactgtttattaactgtttattaactgtttattaactgtttataaatTCTAAAAAGTTTAAACTTTAATTGAAGTTTTTAAGGCTCCAACTAACAATGattttctggattaattgatgaatcatttgaTCTATAAAACAAGATGCTGGTTATATTGTCTCAGAGTCAAAGgtctttaaatgtctcattattctgatatgaacatgtatgacaaagaaaagcattaaatcaatATATTTGAGAAAAACCTTTTAACATATTTACCCCCCAAAAGATGAataaaacgattatttgattgtCAAAGTTGTTGTTAATTTAatgtcaatcgactaattgattaattgacaaataGTTAAAAGAGCTTTTGAAACAATCAGTCTATTAACTGATCAGTCTATTAACAGAAAATTCAAtcgtttttgtcatttttttaagcaaaaatagcaaatatgtgctggtttcagctcctcagatgtgatgatttaatgcttttctttgtcatatatgacgtcagctttaactttaacttataactggcatttttcactgttttctgatgttttatggacaaaatgagGAATCAATTAATCGATGTTTGTACTTCTttaatttgtgtaaaataaactttaaactcTGAACGTTAGTTAGAAACTTTCTCTGCCAGATCAAAAATAAAACTCTGCTGGAAAgtgaaaatcttttttaaaaaccttaatAGAGATAAAACCGGTGAGGAAAAGCAGAGTGCAACGTGTGAGCGCTCTATTTTAAGACTTTAAAGAACCCCTGCTTCACATGTTGGATGGCCTGTTCTCTCCACATTATAcaggttttctcttttttctgctgccaagtttttccattttctcctcgCCAGCTGGTCAAGGGTCTCCTGCTGCCGCTAGGGCCCACAGCTCACTTCCTACTTTCTCCGGCACCTGTTCCTATTTGGCAAGGCCGACCGGGGATCCTGAAAGCTTGGAGCCGAGCCATCTGCTGCCCAACTCTGCACCattttaccccccccccccccccccccatccctcgAGTCGCTGCATGCAtcctgattttctctttttctcagctctgaaacacacagcagtacTGAAAAGTGGAGTAAAGGCTGAAATGGATTGGCTGGCAAATCCCAAAATCACCATTTAGCTGGAGGTTAAATCAAAAGCATGACATGTGGAGCGGAGCCCATTTGCCCCATGCAGGTGAAGTGACTGAtaaactgtcatttttcatgtcaAATCACGTAAGTTATTCTGACCTTGACGATAACAGCAACGTCTTTAAACTCTAAGAAGCGTTATTTATCCCATAAATAACGTTTGACCTGTTTACGTTTGAGGAACATGTTTGAATTCAGGCCACAAAATTCTGTGTTAAGAAGtagaaaacagtttaaaaaccTCAAACATATCTCCTGTTTTTAAGATTACACTCTTCCTCTACTAGTTGACAACATTTTCTAACCTAGACGTGACTTTTTTTAACGTCcaatgacaacatttttaaacatttttacactaTCCGACCCACTGAGCATAAGTCAGAGCTCTAATTGGCCAGCTGTTATGTGTTGAAAGctcatgctgctgctctgcaggttGGACTTGGTTTAATTTTCAGCTAACACACTGttttaaacctttaaattaAAGGTGCCCTGCGGAGTTTTTGGACATTAGTAGCACTATGGAGCAATATTTATACCGGTGGGTTTGTTTTATggtgcacaaaaacacacaacgTGACACATATTCTGGTTTCCAGCTATTACACTGATCGACAGGTTTGTGTTGAACATTAATGTGCCCACaaagataaagaagaagaagactgcaagctagcaagcgtggatgtaaacaatgcgGGATATATACTATTCAATAAATCATCtctacaaatgttttatgaaggtAATAGAAAGACGATACACACGATACAtgttggtgagaaacactgtttgtaaatgttaattcTGTTCAAGTGAATTAAAAATCCAATTATAGGCATTAATGTGGatgattaaatgtaaatatatataatagatGTGGGGTAGAACATTATAAAACAGCCACACCAACATGTATTGGAACACAAAACTGCACAAGAGAGCCGATGTCTTTAAATTAAAGTacaacctgaaaacaaaatgtcaaagcaaaaaaaacccaaataaataagcagaaacataaagaaacggaacaaaaaaatgtacatttaatttttaaaaaattaattaatcatatGAAGACAgaatataattattaaatttatttacttttacaatttttgtttttactttgtgtaTAGTGTCATAAATTAATTTTGATTCATcactttatctttaaaaaaaacaactacttttttttttattacattattacattattacattattacattattacattattacactCCACAGTTgagtaaactgtatattttatttcctgGTCAAAGGTCAGTGTTTTAGATCTAAGTAAATGCAGTGGAGTCAAATtcacaatatttctctctgaaatgtagtgaagaaGAAGTATACAGCAGCATAAAACTGTGACAGTACTGTTACTACTTGGATACCAGTGGttgaagaagtactcagatcctttactgcagtaaaagtaccaatacagggatgtaaaaatactccattacaagtaaaagtcctgcatggaAAATCCTACtacaataaaagtacataagtattatgagcttgatgtagttaaagtattgcagtaaatatttcagtatttccctctgaaacgtgcagtacttcagtaaatatacttatttactttccaGCACTGTTCAACACTCTGTATCAGaatatttattactattatatataaaacatgtattgatATCGAAccagaataaatgaataaatgtagtCTCTCTGACCCATTTTGTTACGGACTACAACTCCCATGGGAAGTCTTCCTGGCGCGCATGAGCAAAAAAGTGGGGCGCGCAAACTCACGCGGATGTACCGCTATGTAAAATGGCGGCGTGAGAGAGGCTCGTTCAAAACACAGTTCAGTCTTTTACCTGAGAAGGTGTTAAAGTAACGTGAGTGAAGCGGTCTGCGGTACCTGCAGCTGTCTGGGAATCATTCAGAGGGAGAGGTTGGAATTTACATTCCTAGAAAAAGGTACATTTACAGctttaaatgtaatacaggGTGAAATCTGTGTGagatgctaatgttagcttccAGGCGGTGTTTAACATGgcgttagctgctagctgctaatGTGTGGGCCCGGTTAGCTCAGCAGCTAACAGCCGGAACATGAACATGATGGCAACCGTTTCATTGTCTGTTCGGTTAGTTAAGTGTTACACCGGTTAACTGTTAATCTGACGGGGACGTTTCTCATCATATTCGTAGATTTGATAAATTAATGTTAGTCTGACAGGTCAACTGTTAGCTAACCTCAGATCCTCAGGACAGTTTGGTGTTTCTGtgatgaacaaaacaaaactcaaatcTGCCTTTTAACAGttctggaaagtaactaagtacatctACTCAAGTAACTTTAcaactttacttgagtatttccatgtgatgctactttctacatttcagagggaaatattgtactttctactccactacatttatttgacagctttagttacttttcagatgaagatttgacacaatggataatataacaagcttttaaaatacaacacattgttaaagatgaaaccagtggtttccaacctttttggcttttgacgtcttacaaaaagcagtgtgtagtcggggtcacatttcacatgtctatgagttgttaacagctccaccaaatagtgatttttccctctaaacttctcacatgctttcatttcaataaatgttcaaatgatccaatatttcagcaaaaatcaaagattagagaaaaagtccaaaaactgaaaacagatttgtgtatcagaactttgttttttcttctttcctctcccattaatcatctcaccacccctcagatttatctgctgaccctttggaggggccccgacccctaggttgggaaccactggactaaactagctaactgtatataaagtagtgtaaactagctccacctccaggagctacaacagtaacatgctgctctatgatgtcataaatcagGGTCGATGACCTGAAGCCAGTAGAAGTTAAGACTCACAGGTGTCCACGTTAGGACgaggaggacatttctctttgtttgataatgttaaaagtaaagttaggcttcccgactcatttttaaaaaaaaaaaagagagagcggCGGtggcgagaacaaagcagtgaatgagagaaataaaactttattttctgattgtttcacggcttttacgttctaaagcacaaataaacaaccgtcaaacactcaacagatgattcactgtggagacagacgctCTCTTTTCATTCGTTCGTTCGTTCAGCTCCATGTTTAGTGGACGGTGACTCGTGGAAGCGGACGGGAGGAGCTCGGAGCGAAcatgttctttctctcactgttctGTCTTAACGAATACATCACTGCAGATCTCTCAGCGTCGTCTCCGGTCTTAACACAACAGTTTATAATCGAGGTCATCTCTACTCGCTGAAATGTTATCATCATAAATTCTGTTCCTTGTCTCCGTATGTTCTCCAAACTATCTgactttacacaaaatatgtaGAAACCTACATTTAAACACCATTCACTTACTGATCCAATATGTgcctaattttatattttgcatatttgtgtaatatatcagCATTACGTAtccatgcaggacttttacttgtaatgaagtattttacttgagtacttCTTCCTACTGCTTTAATAGATTAAAACGTGTTTTGGGATCGACCCTACTAACATGAACTCTCCAGAATGTTTTTACGACACGTCCACATTTATCTTCTAGTTAATTGGGTCCACGTGATTAAAACTGATACAACAGCGGAGAGGTGTTGGTTCAACTTTAGGGTAATTTTGGAGGCGTTTTATATAAACGGAGCGGTCAGAATAACAAAACATCAacacctctcacacacacctgtggACACaacgagacatttgaggacgtgtcgcattttatagaccaaacaaatattcaattaactgagaaaaataAGCGACAGATTAATCGACAAGAAGGCTGTAACGGTTGTTAGTGTTTGTCATTCTGACGGCAGCAACACTACAgggtaaccatggtaaccagGATACCTTGGCTAAGCCggctagcatacatccatgagcatgctacagctaagtggtgcactgccaaaagGTTCTGCAGTTAGTTAgaggattattaaactattctGACGGTAATTATTTGGGTCATGAAGCGTATTCTTCGTACGACTTCACGCACCAAACCGTAACATCCGTGCTGTGACGGTTCAGGACGAATACGCGTACCGTTACACCTCTAATCAGCCCTACATAAATGGCCGCCTGCTAACTTCTGCTTCTTTTATTTTGGTGACAGAGCAGGGGGGATGGCGAAGAGGATCGCTGATAAAGAGCTAACGGACAGGAACTGggatcaggaggaggagggagaggaggtgagttactaataataataataaaatctgaaataaatacattcaaacTGATGCCGTGGTTGAAGAGTTCAGGTCTGTAATGAATCTTAACTCAGTAATGTTATCCTTCATCAGGCCGGGACGTTTTCAGTTGCCAGCGACTCTGTGTTGAAGAACCGGGCGATTAAGAAGGCCAAACGTCGCAACATTGGAGCAGAGGTAAAAGCAGAAATAGTTTAACATCAACTTGTGAATGAAATATTGAACAAATACTCCTTTTATAAAGATTACAAAAAGCTCCAAAACTCACATGTGAAGTAATTTTGAGAATAATTTTAATGGTGAAAAGATTCTAAATGTAAACCAACAGGTTGTCTTGTGTCTTGTGTTTCAGGGTGAAGTTAGCACAGCCTTCAAAGGTTTTAAAGGCTTTTCTATGACGCCGGCGTCTGCAGCGAGCGGAGCCTCCACTCCAACGCTGTTTTCTGGTTTCGGGAACGGCGGAGGCTTTAAAGGTCTCGGAGGTCTGACCAACGGAAACAGCATCGCTCCTCCGTCATTCGGAGGTTTCTCATCTCCTGCTGCGACGTCCTCCGCTACACCTGGTGAGGAGACGCAGTTAGATCACATAAAACACTTCTCGGTTCATCCCGCCAACTTAAAAGTCTCGTACATTCATCAAGTGAGCAACGCTGTTGTTTCCTTGACAATAAAATAGTGTAAAGTCCACATTAGAGGCAGGTAGAGAGAAACTGATAAAGTAGAATCCACACGTCTCGTAGTCTGAGGTAGATCAGTGTTCAGTAGCGCTGTAGTCagctggtcgattagttggtcgaataatctccgtgttattttcataaggagaaaagtgctacatcagcagctttccaggattaatccattatttcctgcggtgggagggacagactaacaaattacctgtgaactcgcccaacctgatggagactgctgggtctaactgtactcaacgtttactgaatctatgtttctccataatgacacaacgagaaccaccgccaggccaaaaaaatattttttaatatttgatatctgAATGAACATCCATTCATcgacagcgtttgggagtctctgtgcagcgctgttccggtacgtgagttgacctctgtcgttgcctgggaaaccactggtcgcgcggctccgttaaggagtatgtttgcgtagcgagcgggaaagagcgaggagcagagaagtgacggtggatgcgagcggagcagaggaaaaggttagtagtaagttgtcagtctggcagtaaatgtacagcacagactacagtgtgtcagttaataaatgctaaaaagtcacgtctgttgtttccccaaatgctggaaaagtaaaagtaaagggagttagctccaaagttagcaacaatgggctagcataacctgaagacgcaaaacagagaaatacagaacagagaaatgccccccccccccccccgcgaCTGATCGATTAGTTAAAGATTATGTCCGATTTTAGTCGACCGAGACTTTCTCTGGTTGACTACAGCtttagtgtttagtgttttttcagtctgttcctcTCGTAGACGTGACAGTCAGTCAGCTGATCATCCTGAGTCAGGACTTGGAAAAGTCAACCAGTAATTAGTTTGAATAACTTCAGACTCAGCTGTACTGTAATGTGATGACTGTCGTCATACTTGGCCGCCGACGTCCATCCGTCAGCAGTCAGAGAGTCTCTCACTGTTCAGACCGGGTCGTCGCTCCGCTCGTTTGACGCCTTCGCTGTGTCACTTGTGGGGCGGGGCCAATAATCCATTTTCTGATTCAAATCGATCTTCATTGAAATGATCTGATATCGGTTCATAAAATCCTGAGATCAGTCTTAACGATGTTAGTCTTAGTGCAACGAGATCCGGCCTCGTGAGACACTAGTGAACCTccaattaaatcaaaaaaacatGGCGGAGCTGCTCCTCTGAAGGCGCCGCCAACCTCAGCCTGAAGCCAGATGTCTGCTCGCATCACGGATTTAAAGACTGTGAAGACGGAAAAGAGCAAAGATGTTGAAAATGGAGGTTTGGCCTGTTGAGAAGAAAGCTCCGGTACTATTTATCTGCTCATTAGCGTGTAGAGGTGCACTGTATTGACTGCTGTTGTGTGTCGGTCatatgaaatacaaaatacaatgaATGTAAAGattaatattgttattaatgCAGCAGGTTAGATGAAGGGCTGCGTATCGATGGACATAAATAGTAACGATAGTATTGAAAGTTCCTGCGTTTGATCCTTTTTGGTTTTGCTCGCAGCCAATCACGAGCGAGCGTTGTTTGATTTAATGTGACGTGTGATTGGCCGCAGCTACAACCCAAACCGTCTCAAAATCATTTGGACTGGGAGGACTGGTGGCATTTCTATTATCTAATAATCATAATCTGTTGGTATGAGTGTCACTGGGAGGCGTACTGGTATCGGTACTGGTATcatgatgtttttaaagataCCCAGCTCTGGTTAGAAGCTTCTAACTAACAGCATCAGATCTGTGAGAATCTCTTTCATATCAAAGCAGAATCGGTTTTGTAACTGAAGTATCATTAATCGATCGATGGAGTGGAATCGATCAGGGAGATCAATGGTGATGCTGATCACTGGTGTGTTAAACTAGCTGCTGAGTAGCAGCAGCTTCTTCTTTGTTGGTAATTTTGTCGTCTACGTTGTTTCCTCCCAAACCTtccacacacagactgaaacaataatcaataatcagcTCACAGTTTACAGCCGCCGTGTAATATATGCAGCTTTAACTGAGTaactgcagacacacaacagTAACGCTGATGTTTACTGAGACGATATCGGATCATTCATATTAAAATTCATAATAAAACCTTAATTAATGGATTTAGATATTGATTTACTGATATTTAATATGAAGACGGTTGATTCAGCAGATGTTTGTTTCTGATGCACATTTTTCTTTGTAAGATCTCAAgtttaaaagtcttttttttaatcagctaaaaacaacaaacgtgttttaaatgttgctctactggaatatttattttagttttttaccTGCTGTCAGAGTCGACGTTAGAAGAGCAGCCAGTAAAACGCTGGTTGTTATTAGACCAGCAGGTCGTTAACAACATCAAACATCCTGTCACTTTGTCacttatagtgaaaataaattattctcctTTCTGTTGGTGTCGTTATAAACTAACACTCTGATTGaatataaagatttatttttgtacttttttttggaAGATTAAAATTCttgaatcattttgtttatttggccaaaattaaaattcttttaaaagaaatgacaaacaaaagacagacagagatgcacCGATGTGGATTTTGAGGGccgataataataataataataatgataataataataataataataataataataataataataataataataataataataattactattaatctattaatctCGCAGTTGCAAAAATGTGGATAAGTtttgtatttacagtttattttccCTCGTTTAGTCTTCATCGTCCATAAAGGGAGATttaattattgtaattttcTAATTAATGCCAGATCATTTCTTGTTTATTAACAAAAATTTCttgtttacaaaaacatttaaataccgACTgttgatatgatttatttatagtttacagacacaataacaaaaacatcgTCCAAAGATgttaaagacaaagaaacataaaaaatataacttaAACATCAATATGAGGCCTAAAGTAATGATGTCATTATAAATGTGTGAATTAATAACCCGACTCCTCCCCCAACATGGCAACCAGTATAAAGAGATAAAAAGCTCCTGGTATCACTGGTCCAGCATCATCTCTGCTTTATTAGAACAATAACGTGTAGTTTAGACTCACAACACGTCGTCTTTTGTctgatttacattattttaattctCAGTTATATAAAAGCTGAGCGACGCTGTTGACGTGTAACGGAGTTGAAATCTCCATTGTTGGTTTGCTATTAGAGTGTAATGGAGCTGAATCAGCGGgggtctgtgtgtttgtgtctggcTGCTCTTTCCCTTCATGTCGTCGTGTCGCCGCAGGGCAGGAcggggaggaagggggggggggaggagggggggggggctgcagaggggggagggagggtctCTGAGACTCATCTCCTCTCAcgtttctcctcctctcagcctcatccAGCTGCCATCACACTATAACATCTCTCCCCCTCGTCTCAGGTCTGACGTTCAACGGCCCCGCCTCCGCCAAGCCCACCGATGACATCACCGGCAAGCAGACCAATGGCTCCACCCCGAGCCTGACTCAAAGCTCGagctcctgcagcagcagcagcagcagcagcagtgtcagCAACAAGGAGTACAGCCGGCAGCTCACCGCGCTCAACTGCTCGGTGCGGGACTGGATCACCAAGCACGTGAACGACAACCCTCTGTGCGACCTCAACCCCATCTTCAGGGATTATGAGCGGCACCTGGCCAGCATCGAGCGGCAGTACGGCGCCGGATCTGCCGACGGAGGCTCGGAGGAGAAGAAGCAGGGAGGGATGCTGCCAACCACagccacccctcctcctccttcctcctcttcttcctcgtccagcagcagcagctcggcgGCTCCGGCGCCGGCCGCCGCTTTGTTCTCCTTTGGCAAAGATACGACGGGAGACTCAGGCCGGGACAAAAGCGCCGCCGCTCCGATCCCCGCCGGCGTCACGTTTAACTTCGGTCAGAAGGTGGACAGCTCGGCTCTGGGCTCCTTAGGCTCCAAATCGACGCCTCCCagcttctccttctcctccagcGCCTCCTCCAGCCAGAGCTCCCTGTTCGGGGCTGCCGGCTCTGCCGCTCCGCTGTCCTTCAGCGGGAAGAAAGCCGAGGACGCTCAGCCTGCAGGTacgcagacagaaaacacagtcaTGTCCTGAAACTCAGGGAGCAGAGAGACTCAAATCTCTCATTCCTTAATTCATAGTTGACATTAATTCTTCATCAGCAGCACAAGAAGCTGAAAGAAACTCTGATGAACTACTAATAAACATTTCTGTCATCGCAGGTAGAATCAATGAACTgacaaatatttgctgcttgttttttaTCATATATGATAATAGATTAAATATTTTGGATTATAAGGACGTCACGTTGTGTtggatgtttgtttatttgttgacaGTTTCAGCCccaaattgtttgtttgtttggtcttaaaatgtcagaaaagaagtaaaaaaaatgctttaaaatgtttagtttCTAAACCGAAATGTTTacagtttacaatcatataagacaaagaaaaacaagaagctttctctgaaaataaaatcaactgttaattaattgatctaattgtttcagctccgATTTTAATCAGTTTGAATGATCAGGTTgagctttaattttatttatatgaatcTGTTTGTAATCGACACAAGTGGATGA
This genomic window from Thunnus maccoyii chromosome 23, fThuMac1.1, whole genome shotgun sequence contains:
- the nup50 gene encoding nuclear pore complex protein Nup50, yielding MAKRIADKELTDRNWDQEEEGEEAGTFSVASDSVLKNRAIKKAKRRNIGAEGEVSTAFKGFKGFSMTPASAASGASTPTLFSGFGNGGGFKGLGGLTNGNSIAPPSFGGFSSPAATSSATPGLTFNGPASAKPTDDITGKQTNGSTPSLTQSSSSCSSSSSSSSVSNKEYSRQLTALNCSVRDWITKHVNDNPLCDLNPIFRDYERHLASIERQYGAGSADGGSEEKKQGGMLPTTATPPPPSSSSSSSSSSSSAAPAPAAALFSFGKDTTGDSGRDKSAAAPIPAGVTFNFGQKVDSSALGSLGSKSTPPSFSFSSSASSSQSSLFGAAGSAAPLSFSGKKAEDAQPADENGDEDSEEPPKPEIKEVQEDDAFYSKKCKMFYKKESEFKEKGVGTLHLKQTADGKTQMIIRADTNLGNILLNIIVQASMPCSRVGKNNVMVVCVPNPPVDDKNPTSPVPLLIRVKTAEDADELHKTLEEKKG